The DNA sequence CTACACTTAGCCTATTCAATGACTAGAGTTAAGCGTGGTTGAAACAGAATCCAAGCAAAAGCCTAAGAAGCTAAATACCCTGAAATGGTAACCCCCCTAAATGCACCTACTTAGCGCTAAGGTcatccaacacacaaatcaaaCCAGAAAAGCAACATGCATACAGAAGAATTGATAATGAAGGTAAAATCAACAGAAAGCAAGGGATGAATTCTTACCAGGATTGATTGTGGTGATTCgaaaaggaggaggaaaaggAGCAAATGCACAGGGATGCAGAAATGATACTCTGGGAAACTTGGGAGAGAAGAAGATGAGGATGGATGGAGTAAAGAAATGAGATGAAAACTGCCAGAGGCAAAACCGTTTAAAACTGCCAGACTCAAGAAGCGCGAAAGGCCTAGGAAAAATAGTCTTTGCGCGCGTGGTTTTGAAATAACCCATTATGAGCATTTAATGCTCTGCGCGAGAAACGAGGCGACGAACGGTTATCCCAGCAACAAACAGACGCGCGCAAGAGTCACGTCTTCTCCACGGGCGGCCGACCTGGCGACGACGTACGAAAGAGGAGATAACACGCCACCAACAACCCTCACGATCCTTACTGGCGTgttgggggcactgttacgacCTGGCCCACTTATAGCATGGACCTACCCAACCCACGAACCACCCGACCCGAACGGTCGGGTGCGAGGCGACCGAATACCTATCCGGACACGCGTTCCGGACATCTCTCTACTACAGCTGTGTGAGGAAGCTTCGGGGAAGGTGCGTTCTGCCCTTGCGGGACCCACTTCTGACACGGTATATAAGGGGAGGGTCCTACCCCTCCCCCAAGGTACGACACACACCACTTTATCCCCCCTTTTTTCGCCTGCACACTCAACTGACTTGGGCGTCGGAAtgtctttgcaggtgacacCCCCCTCCACACCAGGAACTCGGGAAGTCGGCTGCTCCAGCTCCATCTCTGCAACCCTAAACCAGGCAGAAACCCCACCTTACCACCCGAGGGATCTCCCCAAACCGTCCGGTACCTGAGTTACCGAACAGAATTCTAACTTGTACTAGTTTGGTTACTCATTTCCATTTATTGCAAGGACTTAGAAGGACACGTTGAAGCGTACAAGTACAACCTGAAATTGATTATTGTCGTTTGCTACCTACGTCTTTACGAAAGAAGGGAAATGAAATCTCAAGCCGATAGTTTTacttgaatatatatatatgcacacTTCAAGTAGCATCTGCATCAGCAGAACACTGTACACTGTACGAAGAGCATGGCCAATAACAAAGGTCAAGATTACAATCCAAATCAAAGGCAGCTACAAAGGAAGACCCAACAGCTATCAGAAACATATAACCATCAACTAAGAACAACTATAAGAAAACATCTGGTTCTATGAACCCGTATAACTACGCAAACTTTGTATGATCCCTCCATATTCCTTTCAAAAACTAACTTCCATTTTCATCTTCATCAATTCTTCTAGCTCCCCTCCTCattcttatattttaaattttaattactgcACACATGTTAACCACTTCAGTGCATATCCAAGTTCCAGAGCTATTGTTGTTCGCATATATATTTCAAAAACGCTCTTGCATCCCAGAAATCACAGATAATCAttgccttttctttttctccttaaATATTGCGTCATTTCTTGTCATCCAGATTGACCATAACACTGCAAAGAAAGCAACACTCCATTTCTCTCATCTCCACTTTGGCATCATCCATTGAGTTCCAAGGTTTGAAGCCACTCACCCCAAAGTTTCCATGAAAACCTGCAATTGATAAATGTGTTCTAACCCATCCTTCTTCATTGCTGCACAAGACACATACCCAAATCTCTACTTATATAATATTCATCCTGCAAAGGCTCTCTTTAGTGTTCACAATTCCTACATGTACAAACTATGCAAACGTCTTAATTTTCAGTCATGTGAAACTATAGCTTGTAATGTCCTCGGTGATCTGATCCTCTTGGAAAACGCATGTTTGGTTTACATGTCACTAGTTAGTTTAACAGTTAAACTAGAAGCTTCACAACATGGAGTGTAATTTGTCCAGCTTTTCAAAATACGTTTCATGCAGGGCCAAGTAATTTATGATTTTATTCTACTCGATAGTTTTTTTCGCAATCTTGATATAAATCAATCTTATACTTCCTTTTCTTTGGGTCAAACAATGTTTACTTTTTGTTATTAGAAAACGTCCAATTCTTTTATTAATTgcaagtttttatttttattagaaatgTGGCAAATGAAGTTCTTTTAGAAAATGTTAACCAACGTAAggtgtatttatttattagcGGCTAATAAACATACATAGAACATTCAATTATAGGGTAAATGTAACGCTTGCGGGTGTTACTATTAGTAATTAGCATGGTAcacttcaattttatttaactCACCCTTTTTAAGCTTCTTCTAACACATACCCTCTTGTGTGTATTGTGAACCAATTTGATGCGGAATAGTAACATGGAAACTTGGTTCATCTTTATTATGCTCTTTCTTGGTGTCTCAATAATCATCAAACGCATACTTTACCTTGTGTTTCCACGGTATCCCCTCCCTCCGGGGCCTCCAAAAGTGCCTATCATAGGTAACTTCAAATTACTCCAACGATTCAATAAAGATCCTAAGACTGTTCTTGAAAAACTTCATGCCAAATATGGTCcaatcttttcttttcaaatggGCTCTCATACTGACATTTTCATTGCCAATCGATTCCTTGCGCACCAAGCATTGATCCAAAATGGCAGTACCTTTGCGGACCGCCCTGTTGCTGTTCCTACCAAGAAAATCATTAGCAGCAATCAAAATGACATCCTTTTTAGCTTCTATGGTCCTGTATGGCGCGCTCTCCGGCGAAACCTCACTTCAAATATCCTCCACCCTTCACAGGTCAAGTCATATGCAAATGCACGCAAATGGGTTTTAGATATGCTTCTTGATCGATTAAAATCTGAGTTGGGGGCTAGCAACCCCATAAGGGTCATTGATCATTTTCAATATAGCGTGTTTTGCTTGCTCAGTTTTATGTGTTTTGGTGACAAGCTTGATGAGAAGCAAATTAGGGAAATCGAGGATAGTCTACGCAGCATGCTCTTGAGCTTTACTAAGTACAATGTCTTGAATTTTTGGCCAACAATCACAAGGATATTGTTTTGGAAGAGATGGAAGGAATTCTTGCAGCTAAGAAGAGATCTAGAAGCCTTGTTGATTCCTTATATCGACGCTCGAAAGAAAGCCAAGCAAGAGAGACTTAGCAAGGATGGCAAAGAGGACAACATAAATGAGTTTGTTTTGTGCTATGTGGATACTTTGTTGGATTTGCGACTCGTGGAGGAAGATGAAGGGAGCAAGCTTGATTATGGGAATATTTGCACCTTATGCTCGGAGTTTCTAAACGCCGGAACAGATACTACTTCGACAGCATTGGAATGGATCATGGCAAATTTGGTGAAGTACCCTCAAATCCAAGAAAGACTTGTGGAGGAAATTAGAGAGGTCATGGTTGAAGGAGAGAATGAGGTGAAGGAGGAACATTTGCCAAAATTGCCATATCTAAAGTCTCTGATTTTGGAGGGTCTACGACGCCATCCACCGCTACACTATGTGGCTCCTCATAGAGTAACCAAGGATGTGGTTCTGGATGGTTATTTGGTTCCTACCACTGCCTCTGTAAATTTCTTTGTGGCTGAGATAGGTAGGGACCCTACAGCTTGGGATGACCCTATGGCCTTTAAGCCAGAGAGGTTCATGGACAATGGAGGAACAACTTTTGATATAATGGgaagtaaagagataaagatGATGCCATTTGGGGCTGGGAGGAGAATGTGCCCTGGATATGGTTTAGCAATTCTCCACTTGGAATATTTTGTGGCCAATTTAGTTTGGAATTTTGAGTGGAAGGCTATGAGTGGAGATGACATTGATATGTCAGAGAAGCTGTTATTCACAACTGTGATGAAGAATCCCTTAAAGGTTCATATATTGCCTAGGAAATAATTAGCATCAATTATTAGTTCCATTGTTCTTAATACAAAAGTCTATATATTCTTCCCCTCTTTTTATGCTTTTTCCTAGCTATCAATGACTTCTACATTGATCCCACCAGCAACATATCCAATAAATTagttaaaaagaagaatatagTAATGAAATCAGTAACAAACTTTAAAATGAAACGAATTATGTGAATTGAATGTTAAAGCAATACAATTACACTAATCTTGTTTAATCAATATCTCTATTTACCTCAAACTAAAACAATTACAGTTCCAATGCACTCATAAAGAATGCAGTTCTACTTTATTGAATGGTCTGTGAAAGGATCATGGTTGATATCAACCCCGTGAGCTGCAAGGGTCCAAGTTCTGCAGTATTCCACACAAAAAAATGAGTGTAATTGCTTCAATACAGTATTCCAGAATGTACAGCGATGAATGGTGACATCGGAAGATTGTAATGTCTTCATTAGTGCCATGCTACACTTCAAGATGGTGCAAGGCTACTTTACCATCAGGATTACTACTAGTTTTAGGGTATTTGACTTCCTCTGTTTCTAAATATTGAATGAAATCCATTACCAAAGGATCAGTCCAAGGAGCTCCAAATGGAGCTTCATCACCAGCAATCCACCCCAGATGGCCACCTTTTGGTGTAACTATTAACAAGCAGTTTGGATTTTCCTGCCATGATAAAACAAATTATACTCAACCAGGGAGTTAAGATagaacaaagaacatggaaacCCCAATACATTGACAAAGACAAGAAAACAAGATATCTTTCTGTTCTAAGAATATGTTGTTTAGTACATATATGAAAACTTGATGGTCGACTATTAACTTGTTAAGAGTATCAATGTATACTTAGTAATGTAATAAGAGGAAGCAAcgacataaaaactaaaaagcaaTTAAAATAGTGTGGTCACCATGTGAattccattttttatttttaattttgtctatCCCAACGTCCAAATCGTACCATTTATGATTTTCTCTACTGTTGAAAAAGATCATTACATTTCCATCTATGTACATCCTTATTCCTCCCTTTCCCATTTTACATCTCCTTATCATTTACCAATAACATTCTAGTGAAGAAATGGTAACATTGAATGGAAAAGAAGCTGCACATACCTGGATATCTTCACGAGGAATTCCCCTAGCAGGAGCAATTGGATCATTTGCTGCCTGTGAAGAAACAGATTGTTTCTGGGTTCAATAAGTTTATGGCATATACACAGAGGGAAAAGGTCACTGAAAAACAACCTATTAATTATGCTCAAAGTCATGAATTTGTGTTTCACAGGGTGAGTTCTTGTGGGATATTGCAAGAAAATTCTAATAGGTAACATAAAATAGAATCAATGAATGTAGGCGGCAAAAATACAATGGAAAGGAACATGAACCAAGATAACAATGCAAAAAGCAGCTTTTGTTTTAGATAAAAGAATGGCACCACGAATATCAAAAGAATAATAGATAaccatttttttattctaaaaaattttgtaCCTGGATGCAAAGCAGAGGGGTTTGAACATGTTTCACGGAATCTGAACTACTTGAACTAGAATAGTATTCATCCACAGACTTGAATCCAAAAGAAACTGCAAATTCTCATAGCATATAATAATTCACAATCCATATCAAATTTATATGGTGTCTAATAAGTATGAGGCACATACCACGGGTTAGTCCATCATCAAACTCCCTAACAGACTTGGCATTGGCTGCCATAGGAATGTTGTATTCGCCACCAATATCTTCAAAGAGTAAAACATGCCTGCACCCAGCCACAAAAATGAACAAGACATCAATCATACTGTGAAGTGCAGCAATCGATCCATCAAGTAGAAAGAATAACCATCAACAACACATGTAAGTTTTTATCACTTGTTGAAAATCGTGCGAAGGGACTTTGCGAGAGCCTTGTCGTAGACATTGTTAAAGCCTTTATGGAAGTCCTCATCTGCCACTACCAAATTGAAAGGATTACACAATGACACGGCGCCAGAAAGAGGGCAATTGTAGCCTTCCTGAAAGCAAAGCACTCCAAAATTAGTTCAATTTGGAGATTAAAAGTTTGAATGCAATCAGAGTAACATTTT is a window from the Arachis stenosperma cultivar V10309 chromosome 3, arast.V10309.gnm1.PFL2, whole genome shotgun sequence genome containing:
- the LOC130965621 gene encoding cytochrome P450 89A2-like, encoding METWFIFIMLFLGVSIIIKRILYLVFPRYPLPPGPPKVPIIGNFKLLQRFNKDPKTVLEKLHAKYGPIFSFQMGSHTDIFIANRFLAHQALIQNGSTFADRPVAVPTKKIISSNQNDILFSFYGPVWRALRRNLTSNILHPSQVKSYANARKWVLDMLLDRLKSELGASNPIRVIDHFQYSVFCLLSFMCFGDKLDEKQIREIEDSLRSMLLSFTKYNVLNFWPTITRILFWKRWKEFLQLRRDLEALLIPYIDARKKAKQERLSKDGKEDNINEFVLCYVDTLLDLRLVEEDEGSKLDYGNICTLCSEFLNAGTDTTSTALEWIMANLVKYPQIQERLVEEIREVMVEGENEVKEEHLPKLPYLKSLILEGLRRHPPLHYVAPHRVTKDVVLDGYLVPTTASVNFFVAEIGRDPTAWDDPMAFKPERFMDNGGTTFDIMGSKEIKMMPFGAGRRMCPGYGLAILHLEYFVANLVWNFEWKAMSGDDIDMSEKLLFTTVMKNPLKVHILPRK